The following are encoded together in the Panicum virgatum strain AP13 chromosome 6K, P.virgatum_v5, whole genome shotgun sequence genome:
- the LOC120713483 gene encoding putative F-box/LRR-repeat protein 22, translated as MPSSRRCRRGGGRSRAEPPSPSSAPSEPRDWAALPQDILLTVFLKLGPCEIRQGAELVCTTWRRVAVDEPLLWRRIDMAAVSTLSPVGRAVARAALDRGAGQCEAFTASCGDDMLLLPYLVDRKLKIRFSIDENYYTDDGIVREKIKGIFTTMCELLSLELLDCDLTVEGLSDILDHSPVLQSLYITGYFDGEMDAELRAKCAKVKNLTLPVADGFPEEYYNDEGYESSSDECDDEFLSPTMFVLDFTSSKNNFDHYFLL; from the exons ATGCCGTCCTCCCGCCGttgccgacgcggcggcggccgcagcagAGCGGAACCTCCCTCGCCTTCATCAGCGCCCAGTGAGCCGAGGGACTGGGCGGCGCTGCCTCAGGACATCCTGTTAACCGTATTCCTCAAGCTTGGGCCCTGCGAGATCAGGCAGGGCGCGGAGCTCGTGTGCACGACgtggcggcgcgtcgccgtggATGAGCCCCTGCTGTGGCGCCGCATCGACATGGCCGCGGTTTCGACATTGTCCCCCGTCGGGCGTGCGGTGGCGCGTGCCGCGCTCGACCGTGGCGCGGGGCAGTGCGAAGCCTTCACAGCATCCTGCGGTGATgacatgctgctgctgccctatTTGGTGGACAG GAAACTCAAAATCAGGTTCAGTATTGATGAAAATTATTATACCGATGATGGGATCGTCAGGGAAAAGATCAAAGGGATATTTACAACTATGTGTGAGCTACTCTCCTTAGAACTGTTGGACTGTGACCTCACTGTTGAAGGATTGTCAGACATACTTGATCACAGCCCTGTACTTCAATCTCTCTACATTACGGGTTATTTTGATGGTGAGATGGATGCGGAGCTAAGGGCAAAATGTGCCAAAGTGAAGAACCTGACCCTTCCAGTTGCAGATGGCTTTCCCGAAGAATATTACAACGATGAGGGTTATGAATCGAGTAGTGATGAATGTGATGATGAATTTTTGAGTCCCACCATGTTCGTTTTGGACTTTACGAGCTCCAAaaacaactttgaccactacTTTTTGCTGTAG